The following are from one region of the Alicyclobacillus fastidiosus genome:
- a CDS encoding carbon-nitrogen hydrolase family protein → MSNIRVALAQLAGQDGLVERNLARVDDVVDRYGPTHDVVVFPETYVMGFPQRDVTRSLAEPLDGPIVQHLERRAKEVNTTIVVGLNERAGDHVYNTTVVVAPSGLLLSYRKTHLWVGEQEKVEAGDFFRVAQWRESRIGLMICYDMEFPEPTRILATAGAEVVFSTNANMAPYGPVHRVAAQARAQENQVFVVSVNCVGRSGDNHFIGESVIVDPYGNIVAQAGQDEEVVSATLDLTAIERSKTSYHYLRDQRVGCNTSGAIEVQPGLWEIQI, encoded by the coding sequence ATGTCGAACATTCGTGTGGCACTGGCCCAACTTGCCGGACAAGACGGTTTGGTCGAGCGGAACTTAGCTCGTGTTGACGACGTGGTGGACCGGTACGGTCCTACACATGACGTCGTCGTATTTCCAGAAACGTACGTGATGGGCTTTCCGCAACGAGACGTTACGCGATCCCTGGCCGAGCCCTTAGATGGTCCCATCGTCCAACACTTGGAGCGCAGGGCCAAAGAGGTGAATACCACGATCGTGGTGGGGTTGAACGAGCGGGCTGGCGACCATGTCTACAATACCACTGTGGTAGTGGCTCCGAGCGGACTGCTTCTTTCCTACCGCAAAACGCACCTGTGGGTGGGCGAACAGGAAAAGGTAGAAGCGGGAGACTTTTTTCGGGTGGCCCAGTGGCGGGAGTCCCGCATTGGATTGATGATTTGTTATGACATGGAGTTTCCGGAGCCTACACGTATCCTCGCAACGGCGGGTGCTGAAGTCGTGTTCTCGACGAACGCGAACATGGCGCCATATGGACCAGTACACCGAGTAGCCGCACAGGCTAGGGCCCAGGAGAACCAGGTGTTTGTCGTCTCCGTCAATTGTGTAGGCCGCAGTGGCGATAACCATTTTATTGGGGAGAGTGTCATCGTCGATCCCTACGGCAATATCGTGGCACAAGCCGGGCAGGACGAGGAAGTCGTTTCCGCGACGTTAGATCTGACTGCGATCGAGCGGAGCAAAACGAGCTATCACTACTTACGCGACCAGCGTGTGGGGTGTAACACTTCTGGAGCAATCGAAGTGCAACCTGGCCTATGGGAAATCCAAATCTAG
- a CDS encoding glucose 1-dehydrogenase translates to MRLENKVCLITGSGKGIGAATALKFAEEGAIVEVADVDVEAMRETAGAIERAGGRAHMAVVDVTDEASVSNWVAAVLARHRRIDVLFNNAGVSAVGELHEVTRNLWDQVMAVNVTGVYLVSSAVVPVMMEQHSGSIINMSSCIAQIGLARRAAYAATKGAVLSLTKSMQVDYAPYGIRVNALLPGTIYTPFVENYLKQSYADPVQAIEQLKLRQLGGELGTPEDVAYAALYLASDESKYVLGSGLVVDGGVVGGKSV, encoded by the coding sequence ATGCGGCTCGAAAACAAGGTGTGTTTAATTACCGGATCCGGCAAGGGGATTGGCGCAGCTACGGCCCTCAAGTTCGCAGAGGAGGGGGCGATCGTGGAAGTGGCCGACGTCGACGTCGAGGCGATGCGAGAGACCGCTGGTGCGATCGAACGCGCTGGTGGGCGGGCACACATGGCCGTCGTCGACGTCACGGACGAGGCGTCCGTCTCCAATTGGGTTGCCGCAGTGCTGGCACGGCATCGGCGGATCGACGTCCTTTTCAATAACGCGGGTGTCAGCGCCGTGGGAGAACTTCACGAGGTCACGCGGAATTTATGGGATCAAGTGATGGCTGTCAACGTCACGGGCGTCTACCTCGTGTCGAGCGCGGTTGTCCCTGTGATGATGGAACAACATTCGGGTTCTATCATCAACATGTCGTCTTGCATTGCACAGATCGGACTTGCCCGTCGAGCTGCGTACGCGGCGACGAAGGGGGCGGTGCTGTCGTTGACGAAGTCTATGCAGGTGGACTACGCGCCCTATGGCATTCGCGTCAACGCGCTGTTGCCTGGGACGATTTACACGCCGTTCGTCGAAAATTATCTTAAACAGTCCTATGCAGACCCCGTGCAGGCCATCGAGCAGCTGAAGCTTCGACAACTCGGTGGCGAATTGGGAACCCCGGAAGACGTAGCGTACGCCGCGCTGTATTTAGCCTCTGACGAGTCGAAATACGTGTTGGGCAGTGGACTAGTGGTCGACGGCGGCGTAGTCGGGGGAAAGTCGGTGTAA
- a CDS encoding UxaA family hydrolase translates to MSKIQVYCRADGSIGIRNHLFILPAVVCANQVAIDVARRNPKFKYIEHQHGCAQIGADLVQTQRVFSNLALHPNVYASLFVGLGCEGIIAKDLYQTTKSRTQKPIGFVSIQGAGGTLKAQASVERWLSLRDAEIAQIPRAEVEWEKICIGFLFDDPIRFTPPAQVLRVLGEFWEMGANLVLPDDAKSYVAPFPAVNQVDHGEQANGRVTLMKAGSNALETATGMTAAGAHVIVHFAVQPHAFGTPLLPVLRFATSETTFQACPDDFDGQLLADADVDLALDEVHRVLEGKPTVAETLGMDDFALYRIGPTV, encoded by the coding sequence GTGTCCAAGATTCAAGTCTACTGCAGGGCTGATGGGAGCATCGGCATTCGCAATCACCTATTTATTCTGCCAGCAGTGGTATGTGCAAATCAGGTGGCCATCGATGTCGCCCGGAGAAACCCAAAGTTCAAGTATATCGAGCATCAGCACGGCTGTGCGCAAATCGGGGCCGACCTCGTGCAGACGCAGCGCGTGTTTTCCAACCTGGCCCTGCACCCGAACGTGTATGCAAGCCTGTTTGTCGGACTTGGCTGCGAAGGGATCATCGCCAAGGATCTCTATCAGACGACGAAGTCTCGCACGCAAAAGCCGATCGGCTTTGTCAGCATTCAGGGCGCAGGTGGGACGTTGAAGGCCCAGGCGTCCGTGGAGCGTTGGCTCTCTCTGCGAGACGCCGAAATCGCGCAGATTCCCCGTGCAGAGGTCGAGTGGGAGAAAATCTGCATCGGGTTCCTATTCGATGACCCGATCCGTTTTACGCCCCCCGCACAGGTCTTGCGCGTGCTCGGTGAGTTCTGGGAAATGGGGGCAAACCTCGTTCTGCCCGACGACGCGAAGTCGTATGTAGCTCCTTTTCCCGCAGTGAACCAGGTCGATCACGGCGAGCAGGCGAATGGGCGAGTGACGTTGATGAAGGCGGGATCGAACGCATTGGAAACGGCGACCGGGATGACCGCCGCAGGTGCGCATGTGATCGTTCATTTTGCCGTACAACCGCATGCGTTTGGCACGCCGCTGCTCCCCGTCCTCCGCTTCGCGACGAGCGAGACGACCTTTCAGGCGTGCCCGGACGACTTTGATGGCCAGCTCTTGGCAGATGCGGATGTCGATCTCGCGTTGGATGAGGTGCACCGCGTGTTGGAGGGCAAGCCGACCGTAGCAGAGACGCTTGGCATGGACGACTTCGCGCTGTACCGCATTGGACCGACGGTATAG
- a CDS encoding zinc-binding alcohol dehydrogenase family protein, translated as MGVVCRRPNELVRDQLPDPTLQDGQVIVRIRRIGVCGTDIHAYRGRQPFFTYPRILGHELAGEVVEVEENPYGIGSGDLVTLLPYFSCGTCIACKCGKPNCCTAVSVFGVHEDGGMCEYVSVPVEYVVKADGLTLDELATVECMSIGAHAVRRANLVPGERVLVIGGGPIGLGVMKFAKLAGADVTAMDINHQRLAFCDEWAAPHHAVVASEQAIEDIREITDFELPTAVFDATGNAQSMMSALGYLAHGGRLIYVGLVQADIAFSDPEFHKREATLLSSRNATIEDFQHVIQALKCRHLDTSAFITHRADLQSVVDTFEDWTRPESNVVKAMIEA; from the coding sequence ATGGGTGTCGTATGTCGACGGCCGAATGAATTGGTGCGAGATCAACTGCCTGACCCGACGCTGCAGGATGGGCAGGTCATCGTGCGCATTCGCAGGATTGGCGTTTGCGGGACAGATATTCACGCCTATCGAGGCCGGCAGCCGTTCTTTACCTATCCGCGCATCTTGGGCCACGAGTTGGCGGGGGAGGTTGTCGAAGTCGAGGAGAACCCATATGGGATTGGGAGCGGCGATCTCGTGACGCTCTTGCCCTATTTCTCCTGTGGCACGTGCATTGCCTGCAAGTGTGGCAAACCGAACTGTTGCACAGCGGTCAGCGTGTTTGGCGTGCACGAGGACGGTGGCATGTGTGAATACGTATCGGTTCCCGTAGAGTACGTCGTCAAAGCAGACGGCCTTACGCTGGATGAATTGGCCACGGTCGAATGTATGAGTATCGGGGCCCACGCGGTTCGCCGCGCGAACCTCGTCCCGGGGGAACGGGTGCTCGTCATCGGTGGCGGACCAATTGGCCTCGGTGTGATGAAGTTTGCGAAGTTGGCCGGTGCGGACGTGACGGCCATGGATATCAACCACCAGCGACTCGCGTTTTGCGACGAGTGGGCAGCGCCTCATCACGCCGTAGTGGCATCTGAGCAAGCCATCGAGGACATTCGCGAGATCACCGATTTCGAACTTCCAACAGCCGTCTTCGATGCGACAGGCAACGCACAATCGATGATGTCTGCCCTCGGCTACCTGGCTCATGGGGGACGCTTAATTTACGTTGGTCTGGTGCAGGCCGATATCGCGTTTAGCGATCCGGAATTCCACAAGCGCGAAGCGACCCTGCTCAGTTCTCGAAATGCTACCATCGAGGATTTCCAGCATGTCATCCAGGCACTGAAATGTCGACATCTTGACACCTCGGCGTTTATCACGCATCGCGCAGATCTGCAAAGTGTGGTGGATACGTTTGAAGACTGGACCAGGCCGGAGTCGAACGTGGTCAAGGCCATGATCGAAGCCTGA
- a CDS encoding M20 family metallopeptidase — protein MRRQSLVPTELSTLDELVKQVETDVVTWRRYLHQNPELSFEEESTAQFVYDTLVSFGGLELSRPTRTSVLARLCGAFPGPVLALRADMDALPIAEENDFDFVSRAPGSMHACGHDGHTAMLLAAAKVLTGLKEQLHGEVRFIFQHAEELFPGGAQELVDLGVMNDVDSVVGIHLWSPIETGTIAVRSGPLMAGPDTFFITIRGRGGHAAEPHVNVDPVVIAAQVVTNLQHIASRNVNPLDPLVLSITQFHAGTAHNIIPETVELNGTVRSFKPELRTEVPRLMQRIVRGVTDAHGATYEFRYQQGYRPVVNDEGVTQRVRSALVEIFGDERVVEGDPDMGGEDFSAYQSVTPGTFFYVGAGNQNKGITYPHHHPKFTIDEDSLMIGVKSFLGIVLKELTEVERNGR, from the coding sequence ATGAGGAGGCAGTCTTTGGTGCCAACTGAATTATCCACACTTGATGAACTAGTTAAACAGGTCGAAACGGACGTTGTAACATGGCGTCGATATTTGCATCAGAACCCAGAGCTTTCCTTTGAAGAGGAGAGTACAGCGCAGTTTGTATACGATACCTTGGTCTCATTCGGGGGACTGGAACTTTCGCGTCCGACGAGAACGAGCGTGTTGGCTCGACTGTGCGGAGCTTTTCCCGGGCCAGTTTTGGCGTTGCGGGCGGATATGGACGCACTGCCGATCGCAGAGGAGAACGACTTCGATTTTGTTTCAAGGGCACCTGGCAGCATGCACGCCTGCGGACATGACGGACATACTGCCATGTTGCTGGCGGCGGCGAAGGTCTTGACGGGGCTTAAAGAGCAACTGCACGGCGAGGTCCGCTTTATCTTTCAGCACGCTGAAGAGCTGTTTCCCGGTGGAGCTCAAGAGTTGGTTGACCTTGGCGTGATGAATGATGTCGACTCGGTCGTGGGCATTCATCTCTGGTCGCCTATAGAGACGGGCACCATCGCCGTTCGTTCAGGTCCACTGATGGCCGGACCAGATACGTTCTTCATCACGATTCGCGGTCGTGGCGGTCACGCGGCTGAACCGCATGTGAACGTCGATCCGGTGGTGATCGCCGCACAAGTCGTCACGAATCTTCAACACATCGCATCGCGCAACGTGAATCCTCTAGATCCGCTGGTGCTTTCGATCACACAGTTCCATGCGGGGACTGCACACAATATCATCCCCGAAACCGTCGAGCTCAACGGTACAGTACGCTCGTTCAAACCGGAACTCCGCACAGAAGTGCCTCGTCTGATGCAGCGGATCGTGCGAGGGGTTACGGATGCACACGGCGCGACATACGAGTTTCGCTACCAGCAAGGGTACCGCCCTGTCGTCAACGACGAGGGCGTGACACAGAGAGTCCGCAGCGCCCTAGTCGAGATCTTTGGGGATGAGCGCGTAGTCGAGGGTGATCCAGATATGGGCGGAGAAGATTTTTCAGCATATCAATCCGTCACGCCCGGGACGTTCTTTTACGTGGGAGCGGGAAATCAGAACAAAGGAATTACTTATCCCCACCACCATCCGAAATTCACGATTGACGAGGACTCTTTAATGATCGGCGTTAAGTCTTTCCTCGGCATTGTCCTCAAGGAACTCACCGAAGTCGAAAGAAACGGGAGATGA
- a CDS encoding UxaA family hydrolase yields the protein MLIDGYLREDGRIGVRNHVLVLPVSYEMNQIAEKIVAGAQGAVTFRNQHGINQAGDDLDQTLRVYEGFATHPNVYGVVILAWGHEPFDLARLVSRARAAGKQAELVSLTQVGGISHAVARGTELANEWLVTRDSVQRVQVPLANILLGTECGGSDACSGISGNPALGVVSDLLVTEGGTSILSETTELIGAEHLLAARAATPEIGEQVIHIVHRLEENAMKMGVDIRGAQPSPGNMDGGITTIEEKSLGCIYKGGTTPIQEVIEYAERPSKHGLVIMDTPGHDIEQITGMVAGGAQVVIFTTGRGTPTGSPIAPCIKVATNSATYLNMEDNLDFNSGPIVDGLQTVEENGNALFETMIAVLNGELTKSELLGHREFGIYRIGKSL from the coding sequence GTGTTGATTGATGGATATCTCAGAGAAGATGGGCGGATCGGCGTGCGCAATCACGTCTTGGTGCTCCCCGTATCGTATGAAATGAACCAAATCGCTGAAAAGATCGTCGCTGGTGCACAGGGGGCGGTGACATTTCGCAACCAGCATGGCATCAACCAAGCCGGTGACGATCTCGACCAGACACTCCGCGTCTACGAGGGATTCGCCACGCATCCCAACGTCTATGGCGTCGTCATTCTCGCTTGGGGACACGAACCGTTCGACTTGGCGCGATTGGTTAGTCGCGCGCGAGCGGCTGGAAAGCAAGCCGAGCTCGTGAGTCTGACACAAGTCGGTGGGATTTCGCATGCCGTTGCAAGAGGCACAGAGTTGGCGAACGAATGGCTGGTGACTAGGGATTCGGTGCAGCGGGTGCAAGTGCCTCTCGCGAACATTCTGTTAGGCACGGAATGTGGCGGATCGGACGCTTGTTCTGGGATTTCCGGAAACCCCGCACTAGGTGTGGTGAGCGACTTGCTCGTCACCGAGGGAGGGACGTCGATTCTGTCGGAGACGACCGAGCTTATCGGTGCGGAGCACCTGCTCGCAGCGCGCGCGGCGACGCCTGAAATTGGCGAGCAGGTCATCCATATCGTTCACCGACTTGAGGAAAACGCGATGAAAATGGGTGTCGACATCCGTGGTGCCCAGCCTTCGCCAGGCAATATGGACGGCGGCATCACGACGATCGAGGAAAAGAGCCTAGGCTGCATCTACAAGGGTGGCACAACGCCGATTCAAGAGGTCATTGAATACGCGGAGCGGCCCTCGAAACACGGGTTAGTCATCATGGATACACCTGGTCACGACATTGAACAAATCACTGGAATGGTGGCGGGAGGCGCGCAGGTCGTAATTTTCACTACAGGCCGGGGGACGCCTACCGGATCGCCCATCGCACCTTGCATCAAAGTCGCGACGAATAGCGCAACGTACCTAAATATGGAAGATAATTTGGACTTCAATTCGGGTCCGATTGTCGACGGCCTTCAGACGGTTGAGGAAAACGGCAACGCATTGTTCGAAACGATGATTGCCGTTTTGAATGGCGAGCTGACTAAATCAGAGCTCCTCGGACATCGTGAATTTGGCATCTACCGTATCGGAAAAAGTCTCTAG
- a CDS encoding APC family permease, which produces MKPDNLSLKRTLTLLPVVLFGLAYMSPMIVFGTYGVLVQTTHGLATSAYLLALAAMLFTAYSYGRMVKAYPNAGSAYTYARKSLGSHLGFMVGWAVLLDYFFLPMAGCVVTASYLGAAVPGVPTWVWVISVIVITTVVNIIGIKLTTNLNFWLMVFQLIVIAVFVILTIKDIAMGSGAHTLVSTLPFVNHSGSFSSVISGASIACYSFLGFDAISTLSEETVAPEKTIPRATLLATLIGGLIFIVVAYFGQLYHPSTNFSDINAAGSDIVKLVGGNLLTSIFVSAFVIGSVTCGISAQASVSRLLYAMGRDSVLPKAVFGRLHAKFKTPYWNILIVAAVCLFALKLNVATSTSFINFGAFAAFTFVNLSVVAHYFVRGKRRTVQGVLMYLLVPLVGVGFNVWLWSNLDKNALRLGLGWAIFGFIYLMFVTKMFKVRPPELDFDGNPERSQNA; this is translated from the coding sequence ATGAAACCGGACAATCTGTCACTTAAACGAACACTCACGCTGTTGCCCGTGGTACTGTTCGGCCTCGCCTATATGAGTCCGATGATCGTCTTTGGAACGTATGGAGTTTTGGTCCAAACCACGCACGGATTGGCCACGAGCGCATACTTGTTGGCGTTGGCCGCCATGTTATTTACCGCATATAGCTACGGGCGGATGGTGAAGGCATATCCGAACGCAGGCTCGGCGTACACGTACGCTCGGAAATCTCTCGGATCTCATCTCGGATTTATGGTAGGGTGGGCAGTCCTGCTCGACTATTTCTTCCTACCGATGGCCGGCTGCGTGGTGACCGCCAGCTATTTAGGGGCAGCCGTGCCTGGAGTCCCGACCTGGGTGTGGGTGATCTCGGTTATCGTCATCACGACTGTGGTGAACATCATCGGGATCAAACTGACCACGAATCTGAACTTTTGGTTGATGGTATTTCAATTGATCGTGATCGCCGTGTTCGTCATTCTGACGATCAAGGACATCGCAATGGGTTCAGGAGCTCATACGCTCGTATCGACTTTGCCGTTTGTGAATCACAGCGGGTCATTTTCATCGGTGATTTCCGGGGCTTCCATTGCGTGTTATTCGTTCTTAGGGTTTGATGCCATATCGACGCTTTCGGAAGAGACAGTGGCACCGGAGAAGACCATTCCGCGGGCGACTTTGCTGGCGACGTTGATTGGCGGTCTGATCTTTATCGTCGTCGCGTACTTTGGACAGCTATATCATCCAAGTACGAACTTTTCCGACATCAATGCTGCGGGCTCCGACATCGTAAAATTGGTTGGCGGCAATCTATTGACTTCGATATTCGTCTCTGCCTTTGTGATAGGTTCCGTGACATGTGGAATCTCCGCGCAAGCGAGCGTTTCACGTCTCCTCTACGCAATGGGGCGGGACTCGGTTCTCCCGAAGGCTGTGTTTGGTAGACTCCATGCAAAATTCAAGACCCCGTATTGGAACATCTTGATTGTCGCTGCCGTCTGTCTATTTGCGCTGAAACTCAACGTGGCGACATCCACATCGTTCATCAACTTTGGCGCGTTTGCCGCGTTTACGTTCGTCAATCTCTCTGTCGTCGCTCATTACTTTGTCAGGGGGAAGCGGCGGACGGTGCAGGGCGTTTTGATGTATTTGCTCGTGCCGTTGGTCGGCGTGGGATTCAACGTGTGGCTTTGGTCGAATTTGGATAAGAACGCGTTGCGCCTGGGCCTTGGATGGGCGATTTTTGGCTTCATTTACCTCATGTTTGTCACGAAAATGTTCAAGGTACGGCCTCCGGAATTGGATTTTGATGGAAACCCTGAGCGGAGTCAGAACGCGTAA
- a CDS encoding sigma 54-interacting transcriptional regulator, producing MKIVLIAPYQGMVHEALEVCRAYGEQVEILTGRMGQGVELARKSVLEDAGVLISRGGTFLSIAEEIAIPAVEVAVTPYDVLRALLKARDLGTKFAIVGFENVIGSVKEWSALLNVPVFPVVIEQTDTGKEIAAKVQEVIHQEQVDCILGDASVIDIVQDMGIRGVLIESGKASIWAAIQEAKRILLARVAQCDAHATFRGRFDQAAQGLMRQKKSPDGHEAVHTFADLWGQSSRMQRLKQTAKQFALTDSSVLIVGETGTGKEVIAQSIHNGSSRSNSPFVAVNCAALPEQLLESELFGYEDGAFTGARRGGKAGLFEQADGGTIFLDEIGEAPLHVQRRLLRVLEERRVMRIGGEHVIPIDVRVIAATNKPLWSSVTEGAFRQDLFFRLDVLRINTVALRDIPEDIPVIFEGLLQQIWYQRKGVGTPPRTIPDINCMLRAYSWPGNVRELRNMVEYLIATLTTSVVNREAVADWFDNRSLACSHEYATSAKCEGHQTQRRYAGSLAKVQRQLIVDTLHECQGDVQRTADMLGISRTTLWRKMKQWNLG from the coding sequence ATGAAAATCGTCCTGATTGCTCCTTATCAGGGTATGGTTCACGAAGCGCTAGAGGTTTGCCGCGCGTACGGGGAACAGGTTGAAATCCTGACGGGCCGAATGGGGCAGGGGGTAGAACTCGCCCGTAAATCGGTGCTCGAGGATGCGGGCGTTCTGATCAGTCGTGGCGGGACGTTTCTCAGTATCGCAGAAGAGATTGCGATTCCCGCCGTTGAAGTAGCTGTGACGCCATACGATGTGCTTCGCGCGCTGCTAAAGGCCCGAGATCTGGGAACGAAGTTTGCCATCGTGGGCTTTGAGAACGTCATAGGCAGTGTGAAGGAGTGGAGTGCGCTCTTAAACGTACCTGTTTTCCCCGTGGTGATCGAGCAAACGGATACCGGCAAGGAAATTGCGGCGAAAGTCCAGGAGGTCATCCACCAAGAACAAGTCGACTGCATTTTGGGGGATGCCAGTGTCATAGATATTGTCCAGGACATGGGCATCCGTGGAGTGCTTATCGAGTCTGGTAAGGCGTCGATTTGGGCCGCTATTCAGGAGGCAAAGCGCATCCTGCTCGCGCGCGTCGCTCAGTGTGATGCACATGCAACGTTTCGCGGTAGGTTCGACCAGGCGGCACAAGGACTGATGCGACAGAAGAAGTCGCCGGATGGTCATGAGGCCGTCCACACGTTTGCCGATCTGTGGGGGCAGTCAAGCCGCATGCAGCGTTTAAAGCAAACCGCCAAGCAATTTGCTCTGACTGATTCCTCCGTGCTGATCGTCGGTGAGACAGGTACGGGTAAGGAGGTTATAGCACAATCGATTCACAACGGCAGTTCGCGGTCGAACTCGCCTTTTGTCGCGGTCAACTGCGCTGCTCTCCCAGAACAGCTGCTGGAGAGTGAATTGTTTGGATACGAGGACGGTGCGTTTACTGGGGCGCGACGCGGTGGTAAGGCTGGACTGTTTGAACAGGCCGATGGTGGCACTATCTTCCTCGATGAGATCGGGGAAGCGCCCCTTCATGTCCAACGGCGCTTGTTGCGCGTCTTGGAAGAGCGGCGCGTGATGAGGATCGGTGGAGAACACGTCATTCCGATTGATGTTCGGGTGATTGCAGCGACGAACAAGCCGTTGTGGTCGTCTGTCACGGAAGGTGCCTTCAGGCAGGATCTGTTTTTCCGACTGGACGTCTTGCGCATTAACACAGTGGCGCTGCGCGATATCCCAGAGGACATCCCTGTGATATTCGAGGGGCTGCTTCAACAGATCTGGTATCAGCGCAAAGGGGTCGGGACGCCGCCTCGAACGATCCCGGACATCAATTGCATGCTGCGTGCCTACTCCTGGCCGGGAAACGTCCGGGAATTGAGAAATATGGTGGAGTATTTGATAGCGACACTGACGACCAGCGTCGTCAATCGCGAGGCGGTTGCAGACTGGTTCGACAACAGATCGCTCGCCTGTTCGCATGAGTACGCGACGAGTGCCAAGTGTGAAGGCCATCAGACGCAAAGGCGGTACGCGGGGAGTCTCGCAAAAGTCCAGCGCCAGTTGATAGTAGACACTTTGCACGAATGCCAAGGTGATGTGCAACGAACAGCAGATATGCTGGGCATCAGCCGGACGACGCTGTGGAGAAAGATGAAACAATGGAATCTCGGCTAA
- a CDS encoding UxaA family hydrolase, with translation MESNRQWIRQKPVDDVATALKRLQQGTEIQVENGKPPLVLVQDIPFGHKFALRDLPARAQVHKYGQVIGRATQAIRAGEHVHVHNLESLRGRGDLQRGETGVQDSSLLQG, from the coding sequence ATGGAGTCAAATCGACAATGGATCCGCCAAAAACCAGTGGATGACGTAGCGACAGCATTGAAGCGGTTGCAACAAGGTACCGAGATCCAAGTCGAGAATGGAAAGCCGCCGCTTGTCCTCGTACAGGACATTCCATTTGGACACAAATTCGCCCTTCGCGATTTGCCAGCTAGGGCACAGGTTCACAAGTATGGCCAGGTGATTGGCCGGGCCACGCAGGCGATTCGCGCCGGGGAACACGTACACGTGCACAATCTGGAGAGCTTGCGTGGGCGCGGAGACTTGCAAAGGGGTGAAACGGGTGTCCAAGATTCAAGTCTACTGCAGGGCTGA
- a CDS encoding fumarylacetoacetate hydrolase family protein, whose translation MERMFEMKTIRYTHPELGTPQLGLLDGDHVYSLTEQVPTWTCPIPMWRALQALEIRPAAVAERLRRGTPLSFTELASRRLLLPPVATPEVWASGVTYERSREARNAETQIKDSVYDRVYTAARPELFFKATYERLVAPGQPISLRSDSNWMVPEPELAIVVSANGELIGYTVGDDVSSRDIEGENPLYLPQAKVFSGSCSLGPAFLWSDGEEKPETWTIELTIYRDDASVFSGQVPFSQFRRSFSELTSYLLRDNVILDGTVLMTGTGIVPPDDFTLLAGDVVEISIDPIGVLQNAVISPVPAKALATK comes from the coding sequence ATGGAGAGGATGTTCGAGATGAAAACCATTCGCTATACACATCCGGAATTAGGTACGCCTCAACTCGGTCTGCTCGACGGCGATCACGTGTACAGCTTGACCGAGCAGGTGCCAACCTGGACGTGTCCGATTCCGATGTGGCGGGCTCTACAAGCCTTGGAGATCCGACCGGCCGCAGTCGCCGAGCGGTTGCGAAGAGGTACCCCGCTGTCGTTTACGGAACTCGCTTCACGGCGCCTGTTGCTGCCGCCTGTGGCGACGCCCGAGGTCTGGGCTTCCGGGGTCACGTACGAGCGCAGTCGGGAAGCGCGAAATGCGGAAACGCAGATCAAGGACAGCGTCTATGATCGAGTGTACACAGCGGCGCGCCCGGAACTGTTCTTTAAGGCGACCTATGAACGACTCGTCGCTCCTGGCCAGCCCATTTCGCTTCGCTCTGACTCCAACTGGATGGTGCCCGAACCGGAGTTGGCCATTGTCGTCTCCGCCAACGGGGAGCTAATCGGCTACACGGTTGGCGACGACGTGAGTTCGCGGGACATCGAGGGTGAGAATCCACTCTATCTACCGCAGGCGAAGGTGTTCTCCGGGAGTTGTTCATTGGGCCCCGCGTTCCTCTGGAGCGACGGTGAGGAGAAGCCTGAGACCTGGACGATCGAATTGACGATTTACCGGGACGACGCCAGCGTGTTCTCGGGCCAGGTGCCGTTTTCCCAATTTCGCCGCAGCTTTTCCGAGCTCACCTCGTACCTGTTGCGAGACAACGTCATTCTCGATGGCACCGTCTTGATGACGGGCACAGGCATTGTCCCGCCTGACGATTTTACGTTGCTGGCTGGTGACGTCGTCGAAATTTCCATCGATCCCATAGGTGTACTGCAAAATGCGGTGATCTCGCCGGTTCCAGCCAAGGCCCTCGCGACCAAGTAG